Proteins encoded within one genomic window of Deltaproteobacteria bacterium:
- a CDS encoding DUF4440 domain-containing protein, whose product MRKLATALGVVALGLVGCGPRLIPGTNIEATEDNEAILRVVADYKTAYEAKDVPGILKLVSPNFYETNGTPDPSDDYDYKGLERILTDEFKAVSQPALDLDVRKVSVAHNSEDKASVDYYYASRFQMADAGANGGFQTAADVAEMKLARENGSWKITGGI is encoded by the coding sequence ATGCGGAAGCTGGCGACGGCGTTGGGGGTGGTGGCGCTGGGCCTCGTGGGCTGCGGGCCGCGGCTCATCCCCGGCACCAACATCGAGGCCACCGAGGACAACGAGGCCATCCTGCGCGTGGTGGCGGACTACAAGACCGCCTACGAGGCCAAGGACGTGCCCGGCATCTTGAAGCTCGTCTCGCCCAACTTCTACGAGACCAACGGCACCCCCGACCCCAGCGACGACTACGACTACAAGGGGCTGGAGCGCATCCTCACCGACGAGTTCAAGGCGGTGTCGCAGCCGGCACTGGACCTCGACGTGCGCAAGGTGAGCGTGGCCCACAACTCCGAGGACAAGGCCAGCGTGGACTACTACTACGCCAGCCGCTTCCAGATGGCCGACGCCGGCGCCAACGGCGGCTTCCAGACCGCCGCCGACGTGGCCGAGATGAAGCTCGCCCGCGAGAACGGCAGCTGGAAGATCACCGGCGGCATCTGA
- a CDS encoding amidohydrolase yields MILAGARFWGADGVEAVLVREGRIVAAGGFRDLRTQAPSERVRDVGGGFAVFGLSDAHGHLALLGETVEQLDLRACRSAQEVAALVREAPRRKGWVRGRSWSDAGWPEPASAKHLAEAARGDKIYLERADFHAVWVSPALLEAAGIRRETPDPSGGRIERDANGEPTGVLVDKAMELVERLLPTPTDAELDARMLLAAQRCAKAGFTCVHDCGLDAAMWKSLLRLESRGELPIRVYGMERQLDPQADAVLEGGPIATNRLTLRCVKFFCDGALGSRGAAFFEPYADGQGGTGLLFESRRELAHQLAKRMRQGFQVALHAIGDRANALALDAIADALAHTHVRDARPRIEHAQHVRPRDVTRFAQLGVIASMQPSHHASDWPWAKARLGRERYAGAYAWKMMLEAGVPLAFGSDFPIETEDVRHGLQSAIYRDMSNGDPDERLTGDEALRAFTLGAAWASFQEGQVGLVAAGRRADVSVFRGDLRTDPRAAQAVITFLDGEPV; encoded by the coding sequence ATGATCCTGGCGGGCGCGCGTTTCTGGGGAGCGGACGGCGTCGAGGCGGTCCTGGTTCGCGAGGGCCGCATCGTGGCCGCGGGCGGCTTTCGCGATCTGCGGACGCAGGCGCCCTCGGAGCGCGTGCGCGACGTCGGCGGCGGGTTCGCCGTCTTCGGCCTGAGCGACGCGCATGGCCACCTGGCGCTGCTCGGCGAGACCGTGGAGCAGCTCGACCTGCGGGCGTGTCGGAGCGCGCAAGAGGTCGCTGCGCTCGTCCGTGAGGCGCCTCGACGGAAGGGTTGGGTTCGCGGACGCAGCTGGAGCGACGCGGGCTGGCCCGAGCCGGCGAGCGCGAAGCACCTGGCGGAGGCGGCGCGCGGAGACAAGATATATCTCGAACGTGCCGACTTTCACGCTGTCTGGGTGAGCCCGGCCCTGCTCGAGGCGGCAGGCATTCGACGCGAGACGCCGGACCCATCGGGCGGGCGTATCGAGCGCGACGCAAATGGCGAGCCGACCGGCGTCCTCGTCGACAAGGCCATGGAGCTGGTGGAGCGGCTCTTGCCCACGCCGACCGACGCCGAGCTCGACGCGCGCATGCTCCTGGCGGCCCAGCGCTGCGCCAAGGCGGGGTTCACCTGCGTGCATGACTGCGGGCTCGACGCGGCGATGTGGAAGAGCCTCCTGCGCCTCGAGTCGCGCGGAGAGCTGCCCATTCGCGTGTACGGCATGGAGCGCCAGCTCGATCCCCAGGCCGACGCGGTGCTCGAGGGCGGCCCCATCGCCACGAACCGCCTGACGCTTCGCTGCGTGAAGTTCTTCTGCGACGGCGCGCTCGGCTCGCGGGGCGCGGCGTTCTTCGAGCCGTACGCAGACGGGCAGGGCGGCACGGGGCTGCTCTTCGAGTCGCGTCGAGAGCTCGCACACCAGCTGGCCAAGCGCATGCGCCAGGGCTTCCAGGTCGCGCTCCACGCAATTGGCGATCGGGCCAACGCGCTCGCGCTCGACGCCATCGCCGACGCGCTCGCGCACACCCACGTCCGCGACGCCCGCCCGCGCATCGAGCACGCCCAGCACGTGCGCCCGCGCGACGTGACCCGGTTCGCGCAGCTCGGCGTGATCGCGTCGATGCAGCCCAGCCACCACGCGAGCGACTGGCCATGGGCGAAGGCCCGGCTCGGTCGCGAGCGCTACGCGGGCGCGTACGCGTGGAAGATGATGCTCGAGGCCGGCGTCCCGTTGGCCTTCGGCTCCGACTTCCCCATCGAGACCGAGGACGTGCGGCACGGGCTGCAGTCTGCGATATATCGAGATATGTCGAATGGCGATCCCGACGAGCGGCTCACGGGCGACGAGGCGCTGCGGGCCTTCACGTTGGGTGCGGCCTGGGCGTCGTTCCAGGAGGGCCAGGTGGGGCTGGTGGCGGCCGGCCGGCGCGCGGATGTGTCGGTATTCCGTGGTGATTTGCGCACCGATCCGCGCGCAGCCCAGGCCGTGATCACCTTCCTCGACGGCGAGCCGGTGTAG
- a CDS encoding response regulator, translated as MAKTVTALIVDDDRAMQRLLADALTHEGFSVCVEKDGEWALKTFAKRSIQVVILDILLPAVNGYEVARKMRQLPKGQNVPLIFISGVYRAPGQRKDAIEKYRAVEFLEKPFKLPALREALKKALGDSYPDAKAAQAERDRIEKSDPGIYADRSAAEEAKAVEEESRQKPANELSALRGNLSSKSFPELLSEIYRWRADGALLLRHDKVKKIIYFRQGIPYSVKSNLLSECLGKILVKEKMISEAECEESLKRMKSSKRQQGTVLIEMGCISPPNLQYALNLQLQAKLFDIFSWQDGDFQFNTKAELPPEATGLEMTTSAIIYEGLKRHWELDAIHMAMEPFQGKFVHPAPDPLYRFQDAGLDEEEVALLGACDGRKTVKTLAALAILPPIETMRLLLAMKFSQMVEFRDEASAAPERAIPAPSKSHVPWDTEQESVRNTALNDTDDDEQTPPPAPPAEPPPDVFANATRRGLGDDDDAGEATVVDRKAYVPGQDAEAEEPPLQGEPISKVEKVDHGALPPEFEPADPKERRAAKPPPPVDEPPAKPTKSAGKGRRERSTHAAHVEEVTGSRLRHPKSKRRRTVDEVSAPPPPPPSARPPSGRNVVVARPPSKPGRAVPPPPPPVAGPPPLPKRPVSTEGPPPIPVGLHRPVTARAAGSLLPELSAVISLHISAEERALRERLAAATVALKKKDYFQMLGVAPNASADAIKQAYFVLAKEYHPDRVYRSASAEVRNLANEIYQLLSTAYETLKDPEERERYVSDLAKGIKKDVSDEVSKILAAEGKFQRGEELLRKRQYSAAHDAFQEAVGLYDQEGEFHAFLGWTLFQTDPRNPDVARRAMDDIERAIRLNPKVDKSYLFLGYIHKATGRPDKAEQQFERAIQCNPDCTEALRELRLLGKSKR; from the coding sequence GTGGCGAAGACCGTGACCGCCCTCATCGTCGACGACGACCGCGCCATGCAGCGGCTCCTCGCCGACGCGCTGACCCACGAGGGCTTCAGCGTCTGCGTCGAGAAGGACGGCGAGTGGGCGCTCAAGACCTTCGCCAAGCGCAGCATCCAGGTGGTCATCCTCGACATCCTCTTGCCCGCGGTGAACGGCTACGAGGTCGCGCGCAAGATGCGGCAGCTGCCCAAGGGGCAGAACGTCCCCCTCATCTTCATCTCTGGCGTGTACCGCGCCCCCGGGCAGCGCAAAGACGCCATCGAGAAGTACCGAGCCGTCGAGTTCCTGGAGAAGCCGTTCAAGCTCCCCGCTCTGCGCGAGGCGCTCAAGAAGGCCCTCGGCGACAGCTACCCTGACGCCAAGGCCGCCCAGGCCGAGCGCGACCGCATTGAGAAGAGCGACCCGGGCATCTACGCCGATCGCTCCGCCGCCGAAGAGGCGAAGGCCGTGGAGGAGGAGTCGCGCCAGAAGCCGGCCAACGAGCTCTCCGCGCTGCGCGGCAACCTCTCGAGCAAGTCGTTCCCCGAGCTGCTCTCGGAGATCTACCGCTGGCGCGCCGACGGGGCGCTGCTGCTCCGGCACGACAAGGTCAAGAAGATCATCTACTTCCGCCAGGGCATTCCCTACTCGGTGAAGAGCAACCTGCTCTCCGAGTGCCTCGGCAAGATCCTCGTGAAGGAGAAGATGATCAGCGAGGCCGAGTGCGAGGAGAGCCTCAAGCGGATGAAGAGCAGCAAGCGCCAGCAGGGCACGGTGCTCATCGAGATGGGCTGCATCAGCCCGCCGAACTTGCAGTACGCGCTCAACCTCCAGCTGCAGGCCAAGCTCTTCGACATCTTCTCCTGGCAGGACGGCGACTTTCAGTTCAACACCAAGGCCGAGCTCCCGCCCGAGGCCACCGGCCTGGAGATGACGACGTCCGCGATCATCTACGAGGGCCTCAAGCGGCACTGGGAGCTCGACGCCATCCACATGGCGATGGAGCCGTTCCAGGGCAAGTTCGTGCACCCCGCGCCCGACCCGCTGTACCGCTTCCAGGACGCCGGCCTCGACGAAGAGGAAGTCGCCCTGCTCGGCGCCTGCGACGGCCGCAAGACGGTAAAGACCCTCGCCGCGCTGGCCATCCTGCCGCCCATCGAGACCATGCGCCTGCTGCTGGCGATGAAGTTCTCGCAGATGGTGGAGTTCCGTGACGAGGCGTCGGCCGCGCCCGAGCGCGCCATTCCCGCCCCTTCCAAGTCGCACGTGCCCTGGGACACCGAGCAGGAATCGGTGCGCAACACGGCCTTGAACGACACGGACGACGACGAGCAGACGCCGCCGCCCGCCCCGCCCGCCGAGCCGCCGCCGGATGTCTTCGCCAACGCCACCCGCCGCGGCCTGGGTGACGACGACGACGCGGGCGAGGCCACGGTCGTAGACCGCAAGGCGTACGTCCCCGGCCAGGACGCGGAGGCGGAAGAGCCGCCGCTCCAGGGCGAGCCCATCAGCAAGGTCGAGAAGGTGGACCACGGCGCGCTGCCGCCCGAGTTCGAGCCGGCCGATCCCAAGGAGCGCCGCGCGGCCAAGCCGCCGCCGCCCGTGGACGAGCCGCCCGCCAAGCCCACCAAGAGCGCGGGCAAGGGCCGCCGCGAGCGATCGACGCACGCAGCGCACGTCGAAGAGGTGACCGGCTCGCGCCTGCGACACCCGAAGTCGAAGCGGCGCCGCACCGTAGACGAGGTCTCAGCGCCGCCGCCCCCGCCGCCTTCCGCGCGCCCACCGTCGGGTCGCAACGTGGTCGTGGCGCGGCCGCCTTCGAAGCCGGGGCGCGCCGTCCCGCCACCGCCGCCGCCCGTGGCCGGCCCGCCGCCGCTCCCCAAGCGCCCGGTGAGCACCGAGGGTCCGCCGCCGATCCCCGTGGGCCTGCACCGGCCGGTGACCGCGCGCGCCGCGGGCTCGCTGTTGCCAGAGCTGTCTGCGGTGATCTCGCTGCACATCAGCGCCGAGGAGCGCGCGCTGCGTGAGCGGCTTGCGGCCGCCACGGTGGCGCTGAAGAAGAAGGACTACTTCCAGATGCTGGGCGTTGCGCCCAACGCCAGCGCCGACGCCATCAAGCAGGCGTACTTCGTGCTCGCCAAGGAGTACCACCCGGATCGCGTGTACCGCTCGGCCTCGGCCGAGGTGCGCAACCTGGCGAACGAGATATATCAATTGCTCTCGACCGCGTACGAGACGCTCAAGGATCCCGAGGAACGCGAGCGCTACGTGTCGGATCTGGCCAAGGGCATCAAGAAGGACGTCTCCGACGAGGTCTCGAAGATCCTCGCCGCCGAGGGCAAGTTCCAGCGGGGCGAAGAGCTCTTGCGCAAGCGGCAGTACAGCGCCGCGCACGACGCGTTCCAGGAAGCGGTCGGGCTCTACGATCAGGAGGGCGAGTTCCACGCCTTCTTGGGCTGGACGCTCTTCCAGACCGACCCGCGCAACCCCGACGTCGCCCGCCGCGCCATGGACGACATCGAGCGCGCCATTCGCCTGAACCCCAAGGTCGACAAGAGCTACTTGTTCCTGGGCTACATCCACAAGGCCACGGGCCGGCCGGACAAGGCCGAGCAGCAGTTCGAGCGGGCCATCCAGTGCAACCCCGATTGCACCGAGGCGCTGCGCGAGCTGCGGCTGCTGGGGAAGTCGAAGCGGTAA
- a CDS encoding HIT domain-containing protein, which produces MENLWAPWRGEFINAEKRSDCIFCTFPAEDKDAQNLILGRTERSFAILNKYPYNNGHLMVIPRRHTDDFTALDQDELLDLHVLLQLSVNLLRAEYKPQGFNVGMNIGAVSGAGIAGHIHHHVVPRWGGDTNFMPVLGSTKVMIEHLDDTWKKLRPRFDAALSAAPRVR; this is translated from the coding sequence GTGGAGAACCTCTGGGCGCCGTGGCGCGGCGAGTTCATCAACGCCGAGAAGCGCAGCGACTGCATCTTCTGCACCTTCCCCGCAGAGGACAAAGACGCGCAGAACCTCATCCTCGGCCGCACCGAGCGCAGCTTCGCCATCCTCAACAAGTACCCGTACAACAATGGGCACCTGATGGTGATCCCCCGGCGCCACACCGACGACTTCACCGCGCTGGATCAAGACGAGCTGCTCGACCTGCACGTGCTGCTGCAGCTCTCGGTGAACCTCTTGCGCGCGGAGTACAAGCCGCAGGGCTTCAACGTGGGCATGAACATCGGCGCGGTGTCGGGCGCGGGGATCGCGGGACACATCCACCACCACGTGGTGCCGCGCTGGGGCGGGGACACCAACTTCATGCCCGTGCTCGGCTCGACGAAGGTGATGATCGAGCACCTCGACGACACCTGGAAGAAGCTGCGGCCGCGCTTTGACGCGGCGCTCTCGGCCGCACCGCGCGTGCGCTAG
- a CDS encoding RecQ family ATP-dependent DNA helicase has product MLARCEALLHEIFGYAALREAQKQAISALSEGRDVLAVMPTGSGKSLCYQLPALACDGLTLVISPLQALMKDQVQALERRGVRGVGFLNALLSPDEQQSCLAELGNRELKLLYVAPERFASPGFVRALSRNDVKLVAIDEAHCISQWGHDFRPEYRELAPLLERHPNALRLALTATATPRVRDDIGHSLSLRRPLQVVTGSDRPNLRLEVEPCPSKSKLERIVDLVREIDGSVIVYAGKRRDAEEIAEALQQRRQKAMAYHAGMRPDERHEAQDAFHSGEIRVICATIAFGMGIDKPDVRAVIHHRHPASLEGYFQEAGRAGRDGKPARVILLSAEKDASLHRFFVANAFPTLDEHRHIYKLLRKGTLPEQMESVDEELTASKVKVALRTLESAGYVEREGWSYRTLVPANPKPLDLTHHDAQREHALTLLQHMIDYAQSTTCLRARMLRYFGESPVEKCGNCSVCRGQPTTSPKRKRKKRRSGPECPECSGEMRRRENRAGEPFWGCKRYPLCKGTIDIPDEDRPSSDF; this is encoded by the coding sequence ATGCTGGCCCGCTGCGAGGCGTTGCTCCACGAGATCTTCGGCTACGCGGCGCTGCGCGAGGCGCAGAAGCAGGCCATCTCTGCGCTCTCCGAGGGCCGCGATGTCCTCGCGGTGATGCCCACCGGCTCCGGCAAGAGCCTGTGCTACCAGCTGCCCGCGCTCGCCTGCGACGGGCTCACGCTGGTCATCTCGCCGCTGCAGGCGCTGATGAAGGACCAGGTTCAGGCGCTGGAGCGGCGCGGCGTGCGCGGCGTGGGCTTTCTCAACGCCCTGCTCTCGCCCGACGAGCAGCAGAGCTGTCTCGCCGAGCTGGGCAACCGCGAGCTGAAGCTGCTGTATGTGGCGCCGGAGCGGTTCGCATCGCCCGGGTTCGTGCGCGCGCTCTCGCGCAACGACGTGAAGCTGGTGGCCATCGACGAAGCCCACTGCATCAGCCAATGGGGCCACGACTTCCGTCCCGAGTACCGCGAGCTCGCGCCGCTGCTCGAGCGGCATCCGAACGCGCTGCGGCTGGCGTTGACGGCGACGGCCACGCCTCGTGTCCGCGACGACATCGGCCACAGCCTCTCGCTGCGCCGTCCCCTTCAAGTGGTCACCGGCTCCGACCGGCCGAACTTGCGGCTCGAGGTGGAGCCGTGCCCGAGCAAGTCGAAGCTCGAGCGCATCGTCGACCTGGTTCGCGAGATCGACGGCTCGGTCATCGTGTATGCGGGCAAGCGGCGCGACGCCGAGGAGATCGCCGAGGCGCTGCAGCAGCGGCGTCAGAAGGCGATGGCGTACCACGCGGGCATGCGGCCCGATGAGCGGCACGAGGCGCAGGACGCCTTCCACTCCGGCGAGATCCGCGTCATCTGCGCCACCATCGCGTTCGGCATGGGCATCGACAAGCCCGACGTCCGCGCCGTCATCCACCACCGCCACCCCGCCTCGCTCGAGGGCTACTTCCAGGAGGCCGGCCGAGCCGGCCGCGACGGAAAGCCCGCGCGCGTCATCCTGCTGTCCGCGGAGAAGGACGCCTCGCTGCACCGCTTCTTCGTGGCCAACGCGTTCCCCACGCTCGACGAGCACCGGCACATCTACAAGCTGCTCCGCAAGGGCACGCTGCCGGAGCAGATGGAGTCGGTGGACGAGGAGCTGACGGCGTCGAAGGTGAAGGTGGCGCTGCGCACGCTGGAGTCTGCGGGCTACGTGGAGCGCGAGGGCTGGAGCTACCGCACCCTCGTGCCCGCGAATCCCAAGCCACTGGATCTCACGCACCACGACGCCCAGCGCGAGCACGCGCTCACGCTCCTGCAGCACATGATCGACTACGCGCAGAGCACCACCTGCCTGCGCGCGCGCATGCTGCGCTACTTCGGCGAGTCGCCGGTGGAGAAGTGCGGCAACTGCTCCGTGTGCCGCGGGCAGCCGACGACTAGCCCCAAGCGCAAGCGCAAGAAGCGCCGCAGCGGTCCGGAGTGCCCGGAGTGCAGCGGCGAGATGCGCCGGCGCGAGAACCGCGCGGGCGAGCCGTTCTGGGGCTGCAAGCGCTACCCGCTCTGCAAGGGGACCATCGACATCCCCGACGAAGATCGGCCGAGCAGCGACTTCTAA
- the sppA gene encoding signal peptide peptidase SppA, whose amino-acid sequence MEKRGTWVLVIIFGGLFVALFGFLGLAYVAVKGGSEDNGSSWGKPGIGVIEVKGQIGNLDKPVKQLRKFEKDDNIKAIIMRVDSPGGAVAPSQELHDEVQRAMKKGKPVVVSMGNLAASGGYYISCGATKIFAEPGTLTASIGVITELPNLTGVADWAHFKMTTYKSGKLKDSGNPFREPNADDEAYFKSIIANIYEQFVGAVADGRKLPKEKVLPIADGRVLTGIQAKEAGLVDELGGFSDAIDAAMSLGKLEGEPHLIYPAEEEKGLFHELMKDGADSLAHGLADGLKGEIAPVQPTFGPVLMMPFPAGKAE is encoded by the coding sequence ATGGAAAAGCGCGGCACGTGGGTGCTGGTGATCATCTTCGGCGGGCTCTTCGTGGCCCTCTTCGGCTTCCTCGGGCTGGCCTACGTGGCCGTCAAGGGCGGCAGCGAGGACAACGGCTCGTCGTGGGGCAAGCCCGGCATCGGCGTCATCGAGGTGAAGGGCCAGATCGGCAACCTCGACAAGCCGGTGAAGCAGCTGCGCAAGTTCGAGAAGGACGACAACATCAAGGCCATCATCATGCGCGTGGACTCGCCCGGCGGCGCCGTCGCCCCGAGCCAGGAGCTGCACGACGAGGTGCAGCGCGCGATGAAGAAGGGCAAGCCCGTCGTCGTGTCGATGGGCAACCTGGCGGCTTCGGGCGGCTACTACATCTCCTGCGGCGCCACGAAGATCTTCGCCGAGCCGGGCACGCTCACCGCGAGCATCGGCGTCATCACCGAGCTGCCCAACCTCACCGGCGTGGCCGACTGGGCGCACTTCAAGATGACCACCTACAAGAGCGGCAAGCTCAAGGACTCGGGCAACCCCTTCCGCGAGCCCAACGCCGACGACGAGGCGTACTTCAAGTCCATCATCGCCAACATCTACGAGCAGTTCGTGGGCGCGGTGGCCGATGGCCGCAAGCTGCCCAAGGAGAAGGTGCTCCCCATCGCCGACGGCCGCGTGCTCACTGGCATTCAGGCCAAGGAGGCCGGCCTGGTCGATGAGCTCGGTGGCTTCTCCGATGCCATCGACGCGGCGATGTCGCTGGGCAAGCTCGAGGGCGAGCCGCACCTCATCTACCCGGCCGAGGAGGAGAAGGGCCTCTTCCACGAGCTGATGAAGGACGGCGCCGACTCGCTCGCGCACGGCCTGGCCGACGGGCTCAAGGGCGAGATCGCGCCTGTTCAGCCGACTTTTGGCCCGGTGCTGATGATGCCGTTCCCCGCGGGCAAGGCGGAGTAG
- a CDS encoding tetratricopeptide repeat protein encodes MAANPPEPQVDEADWQNKQSAGSAFGQILVAALVLGGGVFLYYRHAQTKKNVYELDKAARDILVRDNPKDLAQARDKFAESLALDSSDSFAISSTALAEVLLATDYGVQSEAANAERFVQQAEGTNAPIDEHFTAYALWLINQHKLEDADSYIKGVQSKGGLPSGLANALARVRHQQGKLDEARAYLKKAQDIAWRSPRFACDLATSYFDDGDAINAQEFYAKALEANSQHLRSIVGLARARIARGQDLKKASDDLDAVQALGPSDTAPRITAMALTARSELRRFEQKYDEAAKLADQAIAADSTYAWAYDAKGQAEALAGKTTAAASFEKAMGLDEHVGLFYFDAAKSLALLKQPAKAEEYMGKYAKTMKVDDRYHLIYGDLLKGMGNLDKAAREYTAAIAANGFNAKAHYQLGMVLQEKGKAPEAQAEFEKALAAQHNFPDAQVQLGNLKFAAKKYEDALEDFANALVQMKTANIDRAQIDGLLDDVTNRLNKANQKPLAKAWVEQAKQLVR; translated from the coding sequence ATGGCCGCGAACCCGCCCGAACCTCAGGTTGACGAGGCGGACTGGCAAAACAAGCAATCTGCCGGTTCGGCCTTCGGGCAAATCCTGGTCGCGGCGCTGGTGCTCGGCGGCGGCGTGTTCCTCTACTACCGCCACGCGCAGACGAAGAAGAACGTCTACGAGCTCGACAAGGCCGCGCGCGACATCCTCGTGCGCGACAACCCCAAGGACCTTGCACAAGCTCGCGACAAGTTCGCCGAGTCGCTGGCCCTCGACAGCTCCGATTCCTTCGCGATCTCCTCGACCGCGCTGGCCGAGGTGCTGCTCGCCACGGACTACGGCGTGCAGTCGGAGGCGGCCAACGCCGAGCGCTTCGTGCAGCAGGCCGAGGGCACCAACGCGCCCATCGACGAGCACTTCACCGCGTACGCGCTCTGGCTCATCAACCAGCACAAGCTCGAGGACGCCGACAGCTACATCAAGGGCGTGCAGAGCAAGGGCGGCCTGCCCTCGGGTCTGGCGAACGCGCTGGCCCGCGTGCGGCACCAGCAGGGCAAGCTCGACGAGGCCCGCGCCTATCTGAAGAAGGCCCAGGACATCGCCTGGCGCAGCCCGCGCTTCGCCTGCGATCTGGCGACGAGCTACTTCGACGACGGCGACGCCATCAACGCCCAGGAGTTCTACGCCAAGGCGCTCGAGGCCAACTCGCAGCACCTGCGCTCCATCGTGGGCCTGGCGCGCGCGCGCATCGCCCGCGGGCAAGACTTGAAGAAGGCCTCGGATGATCTCGATGCCGTGCAGGCGCTGGGTCCGTCGGACACCGCGCCGCGCATCACCGCCATGGCGCTCACCGCGCGCAGCGAGCTGCGGCGCTTCGAGCAGAAGTACGACGAGGCCGCCAAGCTGGCCGACCAGGCCATCGCCGCCGACTCCACCTACGCCTGGGCCTACGACGCCAAGGGTCAGGCCGAGGCGCTGGCGGGCAAGACGACCGCGGCCGCATCGTTCGAGAAGGCCATGGGCCTCGACGAGCACGTGGGGCTCTTCTACTTCGACGCCGCGAAGTCGCTGGCGCTGCTCAAGCAGCCCGCGAAGGCCGAGGAGTACATGGGCAAGTACGCCAAGACCATGAAGGTCGACGACCGCTACCACCTCATCTACGGCGACCTGCTCAAGGGCATGGGCAACCTGGACAAGGCGGCCAGGGAGTACACGGCGGCCATCGCGGCCAATGGCTTCAACGCCAAGGCGCACTACCAGCTGGGCATGGTGCTGCAGGAGAAGGGCAAGGCGCCCGAGGCCCAGGCCGAGTTCGAGAAGGCGCTCGCCGCGCAGCACAACTTCCCCGACGCGCAGGTGCAGCTGGGCAACCTCAAGTTCGCGGCCAAGAAGTACGAGGACGCGCTCGAGGACTTCGCCAACGCGCTGGTGCAGATGAAGACCGCCAACATCGATCGCGCGCAGATCGACGGGCTGCTCGACGACGTCACCAACCGCCTCAACAAGGCCAACCAGAAGCCGCTGGCCAAGGCGTGGGTGGAGCAGGCCAAGCAGCTGGTGCGGTAG
- a CDS encoding ParB-like nuclease domain-containing protein, protein MSDAHPFPDDVREPEAGLSADAPAVAPMEAPAAQAPVGEVPASVQAAEPPPEPPSNDTPLEPEKAVEEPKPTPARPPSKRVKMAAVRGPERPALIPPTSIAIDAIEPDDLFQLREVGDVAGLATSLARVGQLFPIDVRPRGGSFQVIAGFRRLAALKFLQRGSVLARVHVGLSDSDAWIFALAQALENRSLTPEEIDVARQKLEQNGQLTPMTRGLIDAAITVPGSDLEPEDPNASAAEEVDLDELAEDLEQRLVGISADLSLVTELWAQLDGPQRGALLEQLRYYGELHAYLSRLR, encoded by the coding sequence ATGAGCGACGCGCACCCTTTCCCGGACGACGTCCGCGAGCCTGAGGCCGGGCTCTCGGCCGATGCGCCTGCCGTCGCGCCGATGGAAGCGCCGGCTGCGCAGGCGCCCGTGGGCGAGGTTCCGGCGAGCGTCCAGGCTGCCGAGCCGCCACCCGAGCCGCCGAGCAACGACACGCCGCTCGAGCCGGAGAAGGCCGTCGAGGAGCCGAAGCCGACGCCTGCGCGTCCGCCCTCGAAGCGCGTGAAGATGGCCGCCGTGCGTGGACCGGAGCGGCCCGCGCTGATCCCGCCGACGTCCATCGCCATCGACGCCATCGAGCCCGACGACCTCTTCCAGCTTCGCGAAGTCGGCGACGTGGCCGGCCTGGCGACGTCGCTCGCGCGCGTGGGACAGCTTTTCCCGATCGACGTTCGCCCGCGCGGCGGGAGCTTCCAGGTCATCGCCGGATTTCGTCGACTCGCGGCCCTCAAGTTCCTGCAGCGCGGCAGCGTGCTCGCGCGGGTGCACGTGGGCCTCTCGGACTCCGACGCGTGGATCTTCGCGCTCGCGCAGGCCCTCGAGAACCGCAGCCTGACGCCGGAGGAGATCGACGTCGCGCGGCAGAAGCTGGAGCAGAACGGCCAGCTCACGCCCATGACGCGCGGGCTCATCGACGCCGCCATCACCGTGCCGGGGAGCGATCTCGAGCCCGAGGATCCCAACGCCAGCGCCGCCGAAGAGGTGGACCTCGACGAGCTCGCGGAGGACCTCGAGCAGCGGCTGGTGGGAATCAGCGCGGACCTGTCGCTGGTGACGGAGCTCTGGGCCCAGCTCGATGGGCCCCAGCGCGGCGCGCTGCTGGAGCAGCTCCGGTATTACGGCGAGCTGCACGCGTACCTCTCGCGGCTGCGGTAG